Proteins encoded within one genomic window of Mesorhizobium sp. AR10:
- the msrB gene encoding peptide-methionine (R)-S-oxide reductase MsrB produces the protein MDTHTYPVTRTDAEWRDRLTPEQYAVMRNHGTERPGSCALLYEKRAGTFSCVGCDQPLFESKLKFESGTGWPSFNDPVPGSVENTVDRSYGMVRTECHCARCGSHLGHVFDDGPPPTGLRYCINGVALKFEPAA, from the coding sequence ATGGACACCCACACCTACCCTGTCACCCGCACCGATGCCGAATGGCGCGACCGGCTGACGCCAGAGCAATATGCTGTCATGCGCAACCATGGCACCGAGCGGCCGGGAAGCTGCGCACTGCTCTACGAGAAGCGCGCCGGCACCTTTTCCTGCGTCGGCTGCGATCAGCCCTTGTTTGAATCCAAGCTGAAATTCGAGAGCGGCACGGGCTGGCCAAGTTTCAACGATCCGGTCCCGGGTTCGGTCGAGAACACGGTCGATCGTAGCTACGGCATGGTCCGCACCGAATGCCACTGCGCCCGCTGCGGCAGCCATCTCGGCCACGTCTTCGACGACGGCCCGCCCCCGACCGGCCTGCGCTATTGCATCAACGGCGTGGCGCTCAAATTCGAGCCGGCGGCTTAG
- a CDS encoding DUF4268 domain-containing protein — MSEFDFGARRASEFRQRSFWTLFAERHPEERALMARRGPWFWQRGMPDFALVLSMYVAPAQNHVGVFFGRNEKFGATQAWSRLKPFQPAIEDRLKLRPEQSCEGLGINSMWRVNCFAEDNWPAMADWLVTECSRFERAVAEVLGGEAGS; from the coding sequence ATGAGCGAATTCGACTTTGGCGCCCGCCGCGCCTCTGAATTCCGCCAACGCAGCTTCTGGACGCTGTTCGCGGAACGGCATCCGGAAGAAAGAGCCCTGATGGCGAGGCGCGGACCCTGGTTCTGGCAGCGCGGGATGCCCGACTTCGCATTGGTTCTTTCCATGTATGTCGCGCCGGCGCAGAACCATGTCGGCGTCTTCTTCGGCCGCAACGAGAAGTTCGGCGCCACGCAAGCCTGGTCACGGCTGAAGCCGTTTCAACCGGCGATCGAAGACAGGCTGAAGCTAAGGCCGGAACAGAGTTGCGAGGGCCTCGGCATCAATTCGATGTGGCGGGTGAACTGTTTTGCCGAGGACAACTGGCCGGCGATGGCCGACTGGCTGGTGACGGAATGCTCACGTTTCGAGCGCGCCGTTGCCGAGGTTCTGGGTGGCGAAGCCGGTTCATGA
- the pyc gene encoding pyruvate carboxylase: MAITKILVANRSEIAIRVFRAANELGLKTVAIWAEEDKYSLHRFKADESYQVGRGPHLNRDMGPIESYLSIEEVIRVVRLSGADAIHPGYGLLSESPEFAEACAEAGITFIGPKPDTMRRLGNKVAARNLAIAVGVPVIPATDPLPDDMDVVKKLAKEIGYPVMLKASWGGGGRGMRAIRSEADLAREVMEGKREAKAAFGKDEVYLEKLIERARHVEVQVLGDTHGNAVHLFERDCSIQRRNQKVVERAPAPYLAMSQREELCGHALKIARETSYIGAGTVEFLQDADTGKFYFIEVNPRIQVEHTVTEQVTGIDIVKAQIHILDGFAIGTPESGVPAQKDIRLNGHALQCRITTEDPEHNFIPDYGRITAYRGATGFGIRLDGGTAYSGAVITRFYDPLLEKVTAWAPTPAETIARMNRALREFRIRGVATNLTFLEAIINHPSFADNSYTTKFIDTTPELFQQVKRQDRATKLLNYLADVSVNGHPETRGRPTPKADAAAPVVPHLNGHVPGGSKQKFDALGPQKFAAWMREQTEVLVTDTTMRDGHQSLLATRMRTHDIAGIAGTYARALPQLLSLECWGGATFDVAMRFLTEDPWERLLLVREAAPNLLLQMLLRGANGVGYTNYPDNVVQHFVKQAAAGGIDLFRVFDCLNWVENMRVAMDAVGAEGKLIEAAICYTGDILDPARAKYDLKYYVGLASELQAAGAHIIAVKDMAGLLKPSAARVLFKALREATDLPIHFHTHDTSGLSAATVLAAVESGVDAIDAAMDSFSGNTSQPCLGSIVEALKGTERDPGLDPQWIRHISFYWEAVRNQYAAFESDLKGPASEVYLHEMPGGQFTNLKEQARSLGLETRWHEVAQTYHDVNLMFGDIVKVTPSSKVVGDMALMMVSQDLTVADVENPGRDIAFPDSVVSMLRGDLGQSPGGWPQALQKKVLKGDKPITARPGSLLKPADLKASRKEIEEKLERKLSEFEFASWLMYPKVFSDFAAAQETYGPVSVLPTPTYFYGMKSEDEIFVDIEKGKTLVVRCLAIGDVDEKGMVTVFFELNGQPRRVKVPDRAHGASAAKARRKAEPGNEAHVGAPMPGVVSALAVAAGQAVKAGDVLLSIEAMKMETALHAERDGTIAEVLVKAGDQIDAKDLLIAFG; encoded by the coding sequence TTGGCAATCACGAAGATCCTTGTCGCCAACCGGTCCGAAATCGCCATCCGCGTCTTCCGCGCGGCCAATGAACTTGGCCTCAAAACCGTGGCGATCTGGGCTGAGGAGGACAAATATTCCCTGCACCGTTTCAAGGCCGACGAAAGCTACCAGGTTGGGCGCGGGCCGCATCTCAACCGGGACATGGGGCCGATCGAAAGCTATCTGTCGATCGAGGAGGTGATCCGCGTCGTCAGGCTTTCGGGCGCCGACGCCATCCATCCGGGCTACGGGCTGTTGTCGGAAAGCCCGGAATTCGCCGAGGCCTGCGCCGAGGCCGGCATCACCTTCATCGGACCGAAGCCCGACACGATGCGCCGGCTCGGCAACAAGGTCGCCGCTCGCAACCTGGCAATCGCTGTCGGCGTGCCGGTCATCCCGGCCACCGATCCGTTGCCGGACGACATGGACGTGGTCAAGAAACTGGCCAAGGAGATCGGCTATCCGGTGATGCTGAAGGCGTCGTGGGGCGGCGGCGGCCGCGGCATGCGCGCTATCCGCTCCGAGGCCGACCTTGCCCGTGAGGTGATGGAAGGCAAGCGCGAGGCGAAAGCCGCCTTCGGCAAGGACGAGGTCTATCTCGAAAAGCTGATCGAGCGCGCGCGCCATGTCGAGGTACAGGTGCTTGGCGACACCCATGGCAACGCCGTCCATCTGTTCGAGCGCGACTGTTCGATCCAGCGCCGCAACCAGAAGGTTGTCGAGCGGGCGCCGGCGCCCTACCTCGCCATGTCACAGCGCGAAGAGCTTTGCGGCCATGCGCTGAAGATCGCCCGCGAAACCAGTTATATAGGCGCCGGCACGGTCGAGTTCCTGCAGGATGCCGACACCGGAAAATTCTACTTCATCGAGGTCAATCCGCGCATCCAGGTCGAGCACACCGTCACCGAGCAGGTGACCGGCATCGATATCGTCAAGGCGCAGATCCACATCCTCGACGGCTTCGCCATCGGTACGCCGGAATCGGGGGTGCCGGCGCAGAAGGACATCAGGCTGAACGGCCACGCACTGCAGTGCCGCATCACCACGGAAGACCCCGAGCACAATTTCATCCCGGACTATGGCCGCATCACCGCCTATCGCGGCGCCACCGGCTTTGGCATCCGCCTCGATGGCGGCACCGCCTATTCGGGCGCGGTCATCACCCGTTTCTACGATCCGCTGCTGGAGAAAGTGACGGCGTGGGCGCCGACGCCGGCCGAGACCATCGCCCGCATGAACCGGGCGCTGCGCGAGTTCCGCATCCGCGGCGTGGCGACCAACCTCACCTTCCTTGAGGCGATCATCAATCACCCGAGTTTCGCCGACAACTCCTACACGACAAAGTTCATCGACACGACGCCGGAGCTGTTCCAGCAGGTTAAGCGGCAGGACCGCGCGACCAAGCTGCTCAACTACCTCGCCGATGTCAGCGTCAACGGCCATCCCGAGACGCGCGGCCGGCCCACGCCGAAGGCCGATGCGGCTGCACCTGTGGTGCCCCATCTCAACGGCCACGTGCCGGGCGGTAGCAAGCAGAAGTTCGATGCGCTCGGCCCGCAGAAGTTCGCCGCCTGGATGCGCGAGCAGACAGAGGTGCTGGTCACCGACACGACGATGCGCGACGGGCACCAGTCGCTACTCGCCACCCGGATGCGCACGCATGACATCGCCGGCATTGCCGGCACTTATGCGCGCGCCTTGCCGCAGCTGCTCTCGCTCGAATGCTGGGGTGGCGCCACGTTCGACGTCGCCATGCGCTTCCTCACCGAGGATCCGTGGGAGCGGCTGTTGCTGGTGCGCGAGGCTGCGCCCAATTTGTTGCTGCAGATGCTTCTGCGCGGCGCCAACGGCGTCGGCTACACCAACTATCCCGACAATGTGGTGCAGCATTTCGTCAAACAGGCGGCGGCCGGTGGCATCGACCTGTTCCGCGTCTTCGACTGCCTGAACTGGGTCGAGAACATGCGCGTCGCCATGGATGCGGTCGGCGCCGAGGGCAAGCTGATCGAAGCGGCGATTTGTTATACCGGCGACATCCTCGATCCGGCGCGAGCCAAATACGACCTCAAATACTATGTCGGGCTGGCCAGCGAATTGCAGGCGGCCGGCGCGCATATCATCGCGGTCAAGGACATGGCCGGACTGCTGAAGCCGAGTGCTGCGCGCGTCCTGTTCAAGGCGCTGCGCGAGGCGACCGATCTGCCGATCCATTTCCACACGCACGACACGTCGGGCCTATCGGCGGCGACGGTGCTGGCGGCGGTGGAGAGCGGCGTCGACGCCATCGACGCTGCCATGGATTCCTTCTCCGGCAACACCTCGCAACCATGCCTGGGCTCGATCGTCGAGGCGCTGAAGGGCACCGAGCGCGACCCGGGCCTCGACCCGCAGTGGATCCGGCACATCTCGTTCTACTGGGAAGCGGTGCGCAACCAGTACGCTGCCTTCGAGAGCGACCTGAAGGGACCGGCGTCGGAAGTCTATCTGCACGAGATGCCGGGCGGCCAATTCACCAATCTGAAGGAGCAGGCGCGCTCGCTGGGGCTCGAGACACGCTGGCACGAAGTGGCGCAGACCTATCACGACGTCAACCTGATGTTCGGCGACATCGTCAAGGTGACGCCGTCGTCCAAGGTCGTCGGCGACATGGCGCTGATGATGGTGAGCCAGGATCTGACCGTCGCCGATGTCGAGAATCCGGGCCGGGATATCGCCTTCCCGGACTCGGTGGTGTCGATGTTGCGCGGCGATCTCGGCCAGTCGCCGGGCGGCTGGCCGCAGGCGCTGCAGAAGAAGGTGCTGAAGGGCGACAAGCCGATCACCGCGCGGCCCGGCTCGCTGCTCAAGCCAGCCGATCTCAAGGCTAGCCGCAAGGAGATCGAGGAGAAGCTCGAGCGCAAGCTCAGCGAATTCGAATTTGCCTCTTGGCTGATGTATCCGAAAGTGTTTTCCGATTTCGCCGCCGCGCAGGAGACCTACGGGCCAGTCAGCGTGCTGCCGACGCCGACCTATTTCTACGGCATGAAGTCGGAAGACGAGATCTTTGTCGACATCGAAAAGGGCAAGACGCTGGTGGTGCGGTGCCTGGCCATTGGCGATGTCGACGAGAAGGGCATGGTCACCGTGTTCTTCGAGCTCAACGGCCAGCCACGCCGGGTGAAGGTGCCGGACCGGGCGCATGGCGCGTCCGCCGCCAAGGCGCGGCGCAAGGCGGAGCCGGGCAACGAGGCGCATGTCGGGGCGCCGATGCCGGGCGTCGTCTCCGCGCTTGCCGTTGCCGCCGGCCAGGCGGTCAAGGCCGGCGACGTGCTGCTGTCGATCGAGGCGATGAAGATGGAAACCGCTTTGCATGCCGAGCGTGACGGCACGATCGCCGAAGTGCTGGTCAAGGCCGGCGACCAGATCGATGCGAAGGATCTGCTGATCGCCTTCGGGTAA
- a CDS encoding DUF2312 domain-containing protein, translating into MADDITETSQTVAAGQLRAFIERIERLEEEKKTIADDIKEVFAEAKGTGFDTKAMRSIIRLRKKDQAERQEEETILDLYKAALGMV; encoded by the coding sequence ATGGCCGACGACATCACCGAGACCAGCCAGACTGTTGCCGCCGGCCAGTTGCGCGCCTTCATCGAGCGCATCGAGCGGCTCGAGGAAGAGAAGAAGACCATCGCCGACGACATCAAGGAAGTGTTCGCCGAGGCCAAGGGCACCGGCTTCGACACCAAGGCGATGCGGTCGATCATCCGGCTGCGCAAGAAGGACCAGGCCGAACGGCAGGAAGAGGAAACCATCCTTGATCTGTACAAGGCCGCGCTCGGCATGGTTTAG
- a CDS encoding branched-chain amino acid ABC transporter substrate-binding protein, translated as MRKSLLSAVAVTALVAFSGNAWADILIGVAGPITGPNAAFGAQLQKGAEQAAADINAAGGINGEQIKLEIGDDVSDPKQGISVANKFVADGVKYVVGHFNSGVTIPASDVYAENGILVITPSATNPQLTERGLWNTFRTCGRDDQQGKVAGDYLAKNFKDGKIAVVHDKTPYGQGLADETKKALNGNGVTEAMYEGINVGDKDFSALIAKMKDAGVTVVYYGGLHTEAGLIMRQLADQGLKAQFMSGDGIVSNELASIAGDAVDGTLMTFAPDPRKNPNAKELVEKFRAAGFEPEAYTLYSYAALQIVAAAAAKVGASDDAQKVAAEIKASGPWKTAIGDIGYDAKGDITRPDYVMYNWKKGDDGKYTYVEQ; from the coding sequence ATGAGAAAGTCACTTTTGTCCGCCGTCGCCGTGACCGCGCTTGTCGCGTTCAGTGGCAACGCGTGGGCTGACATCCTGATCGGCGTCGCCGGTCCGATCACTGGTCCGAACGCAGCGTTCGGCGCACAGTTGCAGAAGGGTGCCGAACAGGCTGCCGCCGACATCAACGCGGCCGGCGGCATCAATGGCGAGCAGATCAAGCTCGAGATCGGCGACGACGTGTCCGATCCTAAGCAGGGCATCTCGGTTGCCAACAAGTTCGTCGCCGACGGCGTCAAGTATGTCGTTGGTCACTTCAACTCTGGCGTCACCATCCCGGCGTCGGATGTCTATGCCGAGAACGGCATCCTCGTCATCACGCCTTCGGCGACCAACCCGCAGCTGACCGAGCGCGGCCTGTGGAACACGTTCCGCACCTGCGGACGTGACGACCAGCAGGGCAAGGTTGCCGGCGACTATCTCGCCAAGAACTTCAAGGATGGCAAGATCGCCGTCGTCCACGACAAGACGCCTTATGGCCAGGGTCTCGCCGACGAAACCAAGAAGGCGCTCAATGGCAATGGCGTGACCGAAGCCATGTATGAAGGCATCAATGTCGGCGACAAGGACTTCTCGGCGCTCATCGCCAAGATGAAGGACGCCGGCGTCACTGTCGTCTACTACGGCGGCCTGCACACGGAAGCCGGCCTGATCATGCGCCAGCTCGCCGACCAGGGCCTCAAGGCCCAGTTCATGTCCGGCGACGGCATCGTGTCGAACGAATTGGCCTCGATCGCCGGCGACGCCGTCGATGGCACGCTGATGACGTTCGCTCCCGATCCGCGCAAGAACCCGAACGCCAAGGAACTCGTCGAGAAGTTCCGCGCTGCCGGTTTCGAGCCTGAAGCCTACACGCTCTACTCTTACGCTGCTCTGCAGATCGTCGCCGCCGCCGCCGCCAAGGTTGGCGCCTCCGACGACGCGCAGAAGGTCGCAGCAGAGATCAAGGCGAGTGGCCCGTGGAAGACGGCTATCGGCGACATCGGCTATGACGCGAAGGGCGACATCACCCGCCCCGACTACGTCATGTACAACTGGAAGAAGGGTGACGACGGCAAGTACACCTACGTCGAGCAATAA
- a CDS encoding arsenate reductase ArsC, whose amino-acid sequence MNDNFYNVLFLCNANAARSIMGEAILNRIGTGRFKAFSAGSQPKGTVNPYALQLLESLKYDTGFARSKGWDEFAEPDAPEMNFVFTLCDSTANETCPVWPGHPMTALWSVPDPSKADGTEAEQHLAFADAYRMLNNRISLFVNLPMDALDHLALQHHLDEIGRDEPKPN is encoded by the coding sequence ATGAACGACAATTTCTACAACGTCCTGTTTCTCTGCAATGCCAATGCTGCGCGCTCCATCATGGGGGAAGCCATCCTCAATCGGATCGGCACCGGCAGGTTCAAGGCCTTTTCCGCCGGTTCGCAACCGAAGGGCACGGTCAATCCCTATGCGCTGCAGCTGCTCGAAAGCCTCAAATACGATACCGGCTTCGCACGATCGAAAGGCTGGGACGAGTTCGCCGAGCCGGACGCACCGGAAATGAACTTCGTCTTCACGCTTTGCGATAGCACCGCCAATGAAACCTGTCCGGTCTGGCCTGGCCATCCGATGACCGCGCTCTGGTCGGTACCGGACCCGTCCAAGGCAGACGGCACCGAGGCCGAGCAGCACCTTGCCTTCGCCGATGCCTATCGCATGCTCAACAACCGCATCTCGCTGTTCGTCAATCTGCCGATGGATGCGCTCGACCATCTGGCGCTGCAACACCATCTCGACGAGATCGGTCGCGACGAGCCGAAGCCGAACTAA